A single region of the Oryzias latipes chromosome 19, ASM223467v1 genome encodes:
- the LOC111946299 gene encoding uncharacterized protein LOC111946299, which translates to MALCVVKVSWMVFLFFSIGACLPAKQGQSGSGSRSGSGVGSAGFGYTSTGGSRYSTGSSGGSGSEGNLFEQQLATIARFIAEILSFGPSRPFPREAWTSEHVPVGSVEQRPLYPSSHVVKTSNGYQRARDFSSDAKYTQDIFDHMGVDGGKQGGSSKTGSKGQKGY; encoded by the exons ATGGCTTTGTGTGTTGTGAA GGTCTCCTGGATggtcttcctcttcttcagcaTTGGAGCTTGTCTTCCTGCTAAACAAG GTCAAAGTGGATCAGGATCCAGATCTGGGTCTGGCGTTGGATCTGCTGGTTTTGGCTATACCAGCACTGGTGGTTCCAGATACTCCACTGGATCCAGTGGTGGTTCTGGATCAGAGGGGAACCTGTTTGAACAGCAGCTTGCCACCATTGCTCGCTTCATTGCAGAAATCCTGAGCTTCGGGCCCAGCCGCCCTTTCCCTCGTGAAGCCTGGACCTCTGAGCATGTTCCTGTTGGGTCTGTTGAGCAGCGTCCTCTGTACCCTTCATCCCACGTGGTCAAGACAAGCAACGGCTACCAGCGAGCTCGGGACTTCAGTTCTGATGCCAAATACACCCAGGATATCTTTGACCACATGGGTGTAGATGGAGGCAAACAAGGTGGATCCTCCAAGACTGGATCTAAAGGACAGAAGGGCTACTGA
- the LOC101167653 gene encoding uncharacterized protein LOC101167653 isoform X2: MALCVVKVSWMVFLLFSIGACLPAKQGQSGSGSGSRSGSGFGSAGYNSGYTSSGGSRYSTGSSVGSGSEGNLFDQQLATIARFIAEILSFGPSRPFPREAWTSEHVPVGSVEQRPLYPSSHVVKTSSGYQRARDFSSDAKYTQDIFDHMGVDGGKQGGSSKTGSKGQKGY; this comes from the exons ATGGCTTTGTGTGTTGTGAA GGTCTCCTGGatggtcttcctcctcttcagcaTTGGAGCTTGTCTTCCTGCTAAACAAG GTCAAAGTGGATCAGGCTCTGGATCCAGATCTGGGTCTGGATTTGGATCTGCTGGTTATAACTCTGGCTATACCAGCAGTGGCGGTTCCAGATACTCCACTGGGTCCAGTGTTG GTTCTGGATCAGAGGGGAACCTGTTTGACCAGCAGCTTGCCACCATTGCTCGCTTCATTGCAGAAATCCTGAGCTTCGGGCCCAGCCGTCCTTTCCCTCGTGAAGCCTGGACCTCTGAGCATGTTCCTGTTGGGTCTGTTGAGCAGCGGCCTCTGTACCCTTCATCCCACGTGGTCAAGACCAGCAGCGGCTACCAGCGAGCTCGGGACTTCAGTTCTGATGCTAAATACACCCAGGATATCTTTGACCACATGGGTGTAGATGGAGGCAAACAAGGTGGATCCTCCAAGACTGGATCCAAAGGACAGAAGGGCTACTGA
- the LOC101167653 gene encoding uncharacterized protein LOC101167653 isoform X1 translates to MALCVVKVSWMVFLLFSIGACLPAKQGQSGSGSGSRSGSGFGTAGYNSGYTSTGGSRYSTGSSVGSGSEGNLFDQQLATIARFIAEILSFGPSRPFPREAWTSEHVPVRSLARRPLYPSSHVVKTSSGYQRARDFSSDAKYTQDIFDHMFENEGKQGGSSKSGSEGQKGY, encoded by the exons ATGGCTTTGTGTGTTGTGAA GGTCTCCTGGatggtcttcctcctcttcagcaTTGGAGCTTGTCTTCCTGCTAAACAAG GTCAAAGTGGATCAGGCTCTGGATCCAGATCTGGGTCTGGCTTTGGAACTGCTGGTTATAACTCTGGCTATACCAGCACTG GCGGTTCCAGATACTCCACTGGGTCCAGTGTTGGTTCTGGATCAGAGGGGAACCTGTTTGACCAGCAGCTTGCCACCATTGCTCGCTTCATTGCAGAAATCCTGAGCTTCGGGCCCAGCCGTCCTTTCCCTCGTGAAGCCTGGACCTCTGAGCATGTTCCTGTTAGGTCTCTTGCACGGCGTCCTCTGTACCCTTCATCCCACGTGGTCAAGACCAGCAGTGGCTACCAGCGAGCTCGGGACTTCAGTTCTGATGCCAAATACACCCAGGATATCTTTGACcacatgtttgaaaatgaaGGCAAACAAGGTGGATCCTCTAAGAGTGGATCTGAAGGACAGAAGGGCTACTGA
- the LOC101167653 gene encoding uncharacterized protein LOC101167653 isoform X6 has protein sequence MALCVVKVSWMVFLLFSIGACLPAKQGQSGSGSGSRSGSGFGTAGYNSGYTSTGGSSVGSGSEGNLFDQQLATIAHFIAEILSFGPSRPFPREAWTSEHVPVGSVEQRPLYPSSHVVKTSNGYQRARDFSSDAKYTQDIFDHMGVDGGKQGGSSKTGSKGQKGY, from the exons ATGGCTTTGTGTGTTGTGAA GGTCTCCTGGatggtcttcctcctcttcagcaTTGGAGCTTGTCTTCCTGCTAAACAAG GTCAAAGTGGATCAGGCTCTGGATCCAGATCTGGGTCTGGCTTTGGAACTGCTGGTTATAACTCTGGCTATACCAGCACTGGTGGTTCCAGTGTTGGTTCTGGATCAGAGGGGAACCTGTTTGACCAGCAGCTTGCCACCATTGCTCACTTCATTGCAGAAATCCTGAGCTTCGGGCCCAGCCGTCCTTTCCCTCGTGAAGCCTGGACCTCTGAGCATGTTCCTGTTGGGTCTGTTGAGCAGCGTCCTCTGTACCCTTCATCCCACGTGGTCAAGACCAGCAACGGCTACCAGCGAGCTCGGGACTTCAGTTCTGATGCCAAATACACCCAGGATATCTTTGACCACATGGGTGTAGATGGAGGCAAACAAGGTGGATCCTCCAAGACTGGATCCAAAGGACAGAAGGGCTACTGA
- the LOC101167653 gene encoding uncharacterized protein LOC101167653 isoform X8 produces MALCVVKVSWMVFLLFSIGACLPAKQGQSGSGSRSGSGSGSAGFGYTSTGGSSGGSGSEGNLFDQQLATIAHFIAEILSFGPSRPFPREAWTSEHVPVGSVEQRPLYPSSHVVKTSNGYQRARDFSSDAKYTQDIFDHMGVDGGKQGGSSKTGSKGQKGY; encoded by the exons ATGGCTTTGTGTGTTGTGAA GGTCTCCTGGatggtcttcctcctcttcagcaTTGGAGCTTGTCTTCCTGCTAAACAAG GTCAAAGTGGATCAGGCTCCAGGTCTGGGTCTGGGTCTGGATCTGCTGGTTTTGGCTATACCAGCACTGGTGGTTCCAGTGGCG GTTCTGGATCAGAGGGGAACCTGTTTGACCAGCAGCTTGCCACCATTGCTCACTTCATTGCAGAAATCCTGAGCTTCGGGCCCAGCCGTCCTTTCCCTCGTGAAGCCTGGACCTCTGAGCATGTTCCTGTTGGGTCTGTTGAGCAGCGTCCTCTGTACCCTTCATCCCACGTGGTCAAGACCAGCAACGGCTACCAGCGAGCTCGGGACTTCAGTTCTGATGCCAAATACACCCAGGATATCTTTGACCACATGGGTGTAGATGGAGGCAAACAAGGTGGATCCTCCAAGACTGGATCCAAAGGACAGAAGGGCTACTGA
- the LOC101167653 gene encoding uncharacterized protein LOC101167653 isoform X9: MALCVVKVSWMVFLLFSIGACLPAKQGQSGSGSRSGSGSGSAGFGYTSTGGSSVGSGSEGNLFDQQLATIAHFIAEILSFGPSRPFPREAWTSEHVPVGSVEQRPLYPSSHVVKTSNGYQRARDFSSDAKYTQDIFDHMGVDGGKQGGSSKTGSKGQKGY, translated from the exons ATGGCTTTGTGTGTTGTGAA GGTCTCCTGGatggtcttcctcctcttcagcaTTGGAGCTTGTCTTCCTGCTAAACAAG GTCAAAGTGGATCAGGCTCCAGGTCTGGGTCTGGGTCTGGATCTGCTGGTTTTGGCTATACCAGCACTG GTGGTTCCAGTGTTGGTTCTGGATCAGAGGGGAACCTGTTTGACCAGCAGCTTGCCACCATTGCTCACTTCATTGCAGAAATCCTGAGCTTCGGGCCCAGCCGTCCTTTCCCTCGTGAAGCCTGGACCTCTGAGCATGTTCCTGTTGGGTCTGTTGAGCAGCGTCCTCTGTACCCTTCATCCCACGTGGTCAAGACCAGCAACGGCTACCAGCGAGCTCGGGACTTCAGTTCTGATGCCAAATACACCCAGGATATCTTTGACCACATGGGTGTAGATGGAGGCAAACAAGGTGGATCCTCCAAGACTGGATCCAAAGGACAGAAGGGCTACTGA
- the LOC101169148 gene encoding uncharacterized protein LOC101169148 isoform X1 gives MALCVVKVSWMVFLLFSIGACLPAKQGQSGSGLGSGFGTAGHNSGYTSTGGSRYSTGSSVGSGSEGNLFDQQLATIARFIAEILSFGPSRPFPREAWTSEHVPVGSVEQRPLYPSSHVVKTSNGYQRARDFSSDAKYTQDIFDHMDVDGGKQGGASKTGSKGQKGY, from the exons ATGGCTTTGTGTGTTGTGAA GGTCTCCTGGatggtcttcctcctcttcagcaTTGGAGCTTGTCTTCCTGCTAAACAAG GTCAAAGTGGATCAGGATTGGGGTCTGGATTTGGAACTGCTGGTCATAACTCTGGCTATACCAGCACTGGCGGTTCCAGATACTCCACTG GTTCCAGTGTTGGTTCTGGATCAGAGGGGAACCTGTTTGACCAGCAGCTTGCCACCATTGCTCGCTTCATTGCAGAAATCCTGAGCTTCGGGCCCAGCCGTCCTTTCCCTCGTGAAGCCTGGACCTCTGAGCATGTTCCTGTTGGGTCTGTTGAGCAGCGTCCTCTGTACCCTTCATCCCACGTGGTCAAGACCAGCAACGGCTACCAGCGAGCTCGGGACTTCAGTTCTGATGCTAAATACACCCAGGATATCTTTGACCACATGGATGTAGATGGAGGCAAACAAGGTGGAGCCTCCAAGACTGGATCCAAAGGACAGAAGGGCTACTGA
- the LOC101169148 gene encoding YEATS domain-containing protein 2-like isoform X2 — translation MALCVVKVSWMVFLLFSIGACLPAKQGQSGSGSGSRSGPGSGSGSAGFGYTSTGGSSVGSGSEGNLFDQQLATIARFIAEILSFGPSRPFPREAWTSEHVPVGSVEQRPLYPSSHVVKTSNGYQRARDFSSDAKYTQDIFDHMDVDGGKQGGASKTGSKGQKGY, via the exons ATGGCTTTGTGTGTTGTGAA GGTCTCCTGGatggtcttcctcctcttcagcaTTGGAGCTTGTCTTCCTGCTAAACAAG GTCAAAGTGGATCAGGATCAGGCTCCAGGTCTGGGCCTGGGTCAGGATCTGGATCTGCTGGTTTTGGCTATACCAGCACTGGTGGTTCCAGTGTTGGTTCTGGATCAGAGGGGAACCTGTTTGACCAGCAGCTTGCCACCATTGCTCGCTTCATTGCAGAAATCCTGAGCTTCGGGCCCAGCCGTCCTTTCCCTCGTGAAGCCTGGACCTCTGAGCATGTTCCTGTTGGGTCTGTTGAGCAGCGTCCTCTGTACCCTTCATCCCACGTGGTCAAGACCAGCAACGGCTACCAGCGAGCTCGGGACTTCAGTTCTGATGCTAAATACACCCAGGATATCTTTGACCACATGGATGTAGATGGAGGCAAACAAGGTGGAGCCTCCAAGACTGGATCCAAAGGACAGAAGGGCTACTGA
- the LOC101170223 gene encoding YEATS domain-containing protein 2 has translation MALCVVKVSWMVFLLFSIGACLPAKQGQSGSGSGSRSGSGSGSGSAGFGYTSTGGSSGGSGSEGNLFEQQLATIARFIAEILSFGPSRPFPREAWTSEHVPVGSVEQRPLYPSSHVVKTSSGYQRARDFSSDAKYTQDIFDHMDVDGGNKGGSSKTGSKGQKGY, from the exons ATGGCTTTGTGTGTTGTGAA GGTCTCCTGGatggtcttcctcctcttcagcaTTGGAGCTTGTCTTCCTGCTAAACAAG GTCAAAGTGGATCAGGATCAGGCTCCAGGTCTGGATCAGGATCTGGGTCTGGATCTGCTGGTTTTGGCTATACCAGCACTGGTGGTTCCAGTGGCGGTTCTGGATCAGAGGGGAACCTGTTTGAACAGCAGCTTGCCACCATTGCTCGCTTCATTGCAGAAATCCTGAGCTTCGGGCCCAGCCGTCCTTTCCCTCGTGAAGCCTGGACCTCTGAGCATGTTCCTGTTGGGTCTGTTGAGCAGCGTCCTCTGTACCCTTCATCCCACGTGGTCAAGACCAGCAGCGGCTACCAGCGAGCTCGGGACTTCAGTTCTGATGCCAAATACACCCAGGATATCTTTGACCACATGGATGTAGATGGAGGCAATAAAGGTGGATCCTCCAAGACTGGATCCAAAGGACAGAAGGGCTACTGA
- the LOC101167653 gene encoding uncharacterized protein LOC101167653 isoform X10, whose protein sequence is MALCVVKVSWIVLLLFSIGACLPAKQGQSGSGSRSGSGSGSAGFGYTSTGGSSGGSGSEGNLFDQQLATIARFIAEILSFGPSRPFPREAWTSEHVPVGSVEQRPLYPSSHVVKTSSGYQRARDFSSDAKYTQDIFDHMDVDGGKQGGSSKTGSKGQKGY, encoded by the exons ATGGCTTTGTGTGTTGTGAA GGTCTCCTGGAtagtcctcctcctcttcagcaTTGGAGCTTGTCTTCCTGCTAAACAAG GTCAAAGTGGATCAGGCTCCAGGTCTGGGTCTGGGTCTGGATCTGCTGGTTTTGGCTATACCAGCACTGGTGGTTCCAGTGGCGGTTCTGGATCAGAGGGGAACCTGTTTGACCAGCAGCTTGCCACCATTGCTCGCTTCATTGCAGAAATCCTGAGCTTCGGGCCCAGCCGTCCTTTCCCTCGTGAAGCCTGGACCTCTGAGCATGTTCCTGTTGGGTCTGTTGAGCAGCGTCCTCTGTACCCTTCATCCCACGTGGTCAAGACCAGCAGTGGCTACCAGCGAGCTCGGGACTTCAGTTCTGATGCCAAATACACCCAGGATATCTTTGACCACATGGATGTAGATGGAGGCAAACAAGGTGGATCCTCCAAGACTGGATCCAAAGGACAGAAGGGCTACTGA
- the LOC101167653 gene encoding uncharacterized protein LOC101167653 isoform X11, whose product MALCVVKVSWMVFLLFSIGACLPAKQGQSGSGSGVGSAGFGYTSTGGSSGGSGSEGNLFDQQLATIARFIAEILSFGPSRPFPREAWTSEHVPVGSVEQRPLYPSSHVVKTSSGYQRARDFSSDAKYTQDIFDHMGVDGGKQGGSSKTGSKGQKGY is encoded by the exons ATGGCTTTGTGTGTTGTGAA GGTCTCCTGGatggtcttcctcctcttcagcaTTGGAGCTTGTCTTCCTGCTAAACAAG GTCAAAGTGGATCTGGGTCTGGCGTTGGATCTGCTGGTTTTGGCTATACCAGCACTGGTGGTTCCAGTGGTGGTTCTGGATCAGAGGGGAACCTGTTTGACCAGCAGCTTGCCACCATTGCTCGCTTCATTGCAGAAATCCTGAGCTTCGGGCCCAGCCGTCCTTTCCCTCGTGAAGCCTGGACCTCTGAGCATGTTCCTGTTGGGTCTGTTGAGCAGCGTCCTCTGTACCCTTCATCCCACGTGGTCAAGACCAGCAGCGGCTACCAGCGAGCTCGGGACTTCAGTTCTGATGCCAAATACACCCAGGATATCTTTGACCACATGGGTGTAGATGGAGGCAAACAAGGTGGATCCTCCAAGACTGGATCTAAAGGACAGAAGGGCTACTGA